In Rhododendron vialii isolate Sample 1 chromosome 9a, ASM3025357v1, the following are encoded in one genomic region:
- the LOC131300622 gene encoding large ribosomal subunit protein uL23 produces MAPKADVTKKADPKAQALKAAKAVKSASTTFKKKAKKIRTSVTFHRPKTLKKDRNPKYPRISAPGRNKLDQYQILKYPLTTESAMKKIEDNNTLVFIVDIRADKKKIKAAVKKMYDIQTKKVNTLIRPDGTKKAYVRLTPDYDALDVANKIGII; encoded by the exons ATGGCTCCTAAAG CTGATGTTACGAAAAAGGCTGATCCAAAGGCACAGGCCTTGAAGGCTGCCAAGGCTGTGAAATCAGCTTCTACAACATTCAAGAAGAAAGCTAAGAAGATCCGAACCTCAGTTACGTTTCACAGGCCGAAGACATTGAAGAAGGACAGGAATCCTAAGTATCCACGCATTAGTGCACCTGGAAGAAACAAATTGGACCAGTATCAGATCCTGAAATATCCATTGACTACTGAGTCTGCAATGAAGAAGATTGAGGATAACAATACCCTGGTTTTCATCGTCGACATTCGTGCTGacaagaaaaagataaaggCTGCAGTGAAGAAGATGTATGACATTCAGACCAAGAAAGTGAACACCTTGATCAG GCCTGATGGAACTAAGAAGGCGTATGTTCGGTTGACTCCAGACTATGATGCCTTGGATGTGGCAAACAAGATTGGGATTATCTAA
- the LOC131300888 gene encoding uncharacterized protein LOC131300888 has product MSFQNKSFWMPRDAGCLADGDTNYDNPPRIEPKRPHQWLMDASELELFRHKRQEMEAVSSRPRSGIPNGSISLWDNPSVFQTVSGQFSDHLFGSDMVRTSNIIDRSIPTAGMGNLNAELKGFEDQLGIRSSVSLSMSHAIQDSSFCINYGGIRRVKVNQVGASDNGAPVSIGHPYSWGDNNLSVGAAYDKTDNSMSLGPTYDRGKGIAISMGPTFSKPNDNFVSMDHTFNKGDGSFMLMGHNFSKGYDNSLSISQPFDKGDGAFVSLGHGYEKGNASIMSASHDNKEHDNFISMVPTYNKENGNFISVGPFYDKGDENSISMRPTSVSASTYVIPRGTTDEKGNSGNMSVEENCIKGGTGTNSFGDFQNEPETNPSGGMTSGYDLMANQPSVQTSAPGLENAAKNKIVAPAATAKTKDTPKSKEPKPSKKVALNNNFPSNVKSLLSTGMLDGVPVKYVSWSREHSLKGIVKGTGYLCGCTDCKFSKSLNAYELERHAGCKTKHPNNHIYFQNGKTIYAVVQELKNTPQEMLFEAIQTVTGSPINQKNFCTWKASYQAATRELQRIFGKDKLTVAS; this is encoded by the exons TCTTTTCAGAACAAGAGCTTTTGGATGCCAAGGGATGCTGGGTGTCTAGCAGACGGAGACACAAATTACGATAACCCTCCAAGAATTGAACCAAAGCGTCCTCACCAGTGGCTTATGGATGCTTCCGAGCTAGAACTATTCAGGCACAAGAGGCAAGAGATGGAAGCTGTTAGCAGCAGACCAAGGTCAGGAATTCCAAACGGTTCTATTTCTCTATGGGACAACCCTTCAGTTTTTCAGACAGTCTCAGGGCAGTTTTCAGATCATCTATTTGGATCTGATATGGTAAGGACTTCCAATATCATTGATAGGAGCATTCCAACTGCTGGTATGGGGAATTTAAACGCGGAATTGAAGGGCTTTGAGGATCAATTAGGAATCCGTTCATCGGTTAGTTTGTCTATGTCACATGCAATTCAAGATTCCTCATTCTGTATCAATTATGGTGGAATTAGAAGAGTTAAAGTCAATCAAGTCGGGGCATCTGACAATGGTGCGCCTGTATCAATTGGCCACCCCTATAGTTGGGGGGATAACAATCTGTCCGTTGGTGCTGCATATGATAAGACTGATAACAGCATGTCTCTGGGCCCAACTTATGATAGGGGGAAAGGGATTGCTATTTCTATGGGCCCCACCTTCTCTAAACCCAATGACAATTTCGTTTCCATGGATCACACATTCAACAAAGGAGATGGCAGTTTCATGTTGATGGGTCACAATTTTTCTAAGGGTTATGACAACAGCTTGTCTATTAGCCAGCCCTTTGACAAGGGTGATGGTGCTTTTGTATCACTGGGTCATGGATATGAAAAGGGAAATGCGAGTATCATGTCTGCCAGTCATGACAACAAGGAGCATGATAATTTTATTTCGATGGTTCCTACCTATAACAAGGAAAATGGAAATTTCATTTCAGTTGGTCCCTTTTATGATAAGGGAGATGAGAATAGCATATCGATGCGTCCAACTTCTGTCTCGGCCAGCACATATGTCATACCCAGGGGTACCACCGATGAGAAGGGAAATTCTGGAAATATGTCTGTGGAAGAGAACTGCATAAAGGGTGGGACTGGTACTAATTCTTTTGGAGATTTTCAGAATGAACCGGAGACCAATCCCTCTGGTGGGATGACAAGTGGCTATGATTTGATGGCAAATCAACCCTCTGTTCAAACTTCAGCACCTGGACTAGAAAATGCGGCTAAGAATAAAATTGTTGCTCCAGCGGCTACCGCTAAAACCAAAGACACTCCGAAGAGTAAAGAGCCAAAGCCCTCTAAGAAGGTTGCACTTAACAACAACTTCCCTTCAAATGTCAAAAGCTTGTTATCAACTGGTATGCTTGATGGGGTTCCTGTGAAGTATGTCTCCTGGTCGCGGGAG CATAGTCTTAAAGGAATTGTAAAAGGGACGGGTTATTTGTGTGGCTGCACGGATTGCAAGTTCTCTAAG TCCCTCAATGCTTATGAGTTAGAGCGTCATGCGGGTTGTAAGACCAAGCACCCAAATAATCACATTTACTTTCAGAATGGAAAGACAATCTATGCAGTGGTCCAAGAGCTGAAGAATACCCCTCAAGAGATGCTCTTTGAAGCAATTCAAACAGTCACTGGATCCCCCATAAATCAGAAGAATTTCTGTACTTGGAAAG CATCATATCAAGCTGCAACCCGAGAGCTTCAGCGTATCTTTGGGAAGGATAAATTGACTGTAGCATCTTGA
- the LOC131301257 gene encoding uncharacterized protein LOC131301257 gives MLGALGNLYQSIQNLSETYFVSSQTKDSVLKPKAPLSATKPPLLSLDGGASAAKKYYCCPNYYQGHPYVAHDAWAVCPSCKKRLTSELKYVAGTNEVLAALGEGGFVKGVVSYMVMDDLVVTPVSTISAITMLNKFNVKDVGALEERVVHFGMPEGLKLLKASLHSKKVLTSVILGN, from the exons ATGTTGGGCGCTTTGGGAAACCTCTACCAAAGCATCCAAAACCTCAGCGAAACCTACTTCGTATCAAGCCAAACCAAAGACTCTGTCCTCAAACCAAAAGCCCCACTCTCTGCTACAAAACCTCCCCTCTTATCACTCGACGGCGGCGCATCCGCTGCTAAAAAGTACTACTGTTGTCCAAACTACTACCAAGGCCACCCATATGTAGCGCATGATGCCTGGGCCGTTTGTCCCAGTTGCAAAAAAAGGCTAACCAGTGAGTTAAAGTATGTTGCGGGGACGAATGAAGTACTGGCAGCCCTAGGGGAGGGAGGTTTTGTGAAGGGGGTGGTGAGTTATATGGTGATGGATGATTTGGTGGTGACTCCCGTGTCTACGATTTCTGCAATTACAATGTTGAACAAGTTTAATGTCAAGGACGTTGGGGCACTTGAGGAAAGGGTTGTTCATTTCGGGATGCCTGAG ggtttgaagCTGTTGAAGGCAAGTTTGCACTCAAAGAAAGTGCTAACAAGTGTAATCCTCGGAAACTAG
- the LOC131301023 gene encoding WAT1-related protein At2g39510-like translates to MYRPVLDQNLYYNGMKYATATFSAAMLNVLPALTFVMAWIFRLEKVNLRSLHSQAKVMGTLVTVGGAMVMTLVKGALIDLPWTKGEGHGGSHDQAAIASATDQQDPTKGALMMGSGCFCWAAFYILQAFTLKSYPAALSLTALICMLGSMEGTMLTFILEKGNTSIWALNWDTKLLAAIYGGIICSGVSYYISGVLMKERGPVFVSAFNPLTMVIVAILSSFILAEQIFVGRLLGAIVIVIGLYLVIWGKSKDHEDLSKLDIDQEAITNGDDNTETDQASVHGSIKDMKVVPKDEAV, encoded by the exons ATGTACAGGCCTGTCTTAGACCAGAACTTGTACTATAATGGGATGAAGTACGCAACGGCTACTTTTTCGGCAGCCATGTTAAATGTCCTTCCTGCCCTAACGTTTGTGATGGCTTGGATTTTTAG GCTTGAGAAGGTAAATCTAAGAAGCTTGCATAGCCaggcaaaggtgatggggacattGGTGACAGTTGGGGGAGCCATGGTCATGACCTTAGTGAAGGGTGCCCTAATTGATTTGCCATGGACCAAAGGGGAAGGCCATGGAGGATCACATGATCAAGCCGCCATTGCTTCTGCAACTGATCAGCAAGACCCCACCAAGGGTGCCCTCATGATGGGATCTGGCTGCTTTTGCTGGGCTGCTTTCTACATCCTACAA GCATTCACATTGAAGTCATACCCAGCAGCTCTCTCACTCACCGCTCTCATATGCATGCTGGGTTCGATGGAAGGGACTATGCTGACCTTCATTCTGGAAAAGGGAAACACATCCATCTGGGCCTTGAACTGGGATACCAAACTCCTGGCTGCAATTTATGGT GGGATAATCTGCTCCGGCGTAAGCTATTACATTTCCGGAGTACTTATGAAGGAGAGAGGACCTGTTTTTGTGTCTGCATTCAACCCTTTAACCATGGTTATTGTTGCCATCTTGAGCTCTTTTATTTTGGCCGAGCAGATATTCGTGGGAAG GCTTCTTGGAGCAATAGTGATAGTGATAGGCTTGTATCTTGTAATATGGGGTAAGAGCAAAGACCATGAAGATTTGTCTAAGCTGGACATTGATCAAGAGGCTATCACAAATGGTGATGATAACACAGAGACTGATCAGGCTTCAGTTCATGGATCCATTAAGGATATGAAAGTGGTACCCAAAGATGAAGCCGTTTGA